From the Plectropomus leopardus isolate mb chromosome 18, YSFRI_Pleo_2.0, whole genome shotgun sequence genome, one window contains:
- the LOC121957506 gene encoding ankyrin repeat and IBR domain-containing protein 1-like isoform X3, with the protein MGNTATKFRKALVGGDEALAWQLYEGNPQFRDGLDPNASYGEQYQHNTALHYVCRHAMTRLLRSFLFSKEGNPNKRNVHNETCLHVLCQGPQILLLPEGALSPRLARPQRDEQRRADCLQMILSWTGARLEGGQYEKANVNATDNHHSTCLHYAAAAGMKSCVELLIQSEADLFVEDEDKLTPCDHAERHHHTELALSLESQMVFSSSSAQQSNTDAHGETNLLQYKEPYEGLKIQDLRRLKDMLIVETADMLQAPLFTAEALLRAHDWDREKLLEAWMSDAEGCCQRSGVTMPTPPPSGYNAWDTLPSPRTPRTPRSPLTLTLTSPTDSCLTPGEEGLASCGICLCSISVFEDPVDMSCGHEFCRACWEGFLNVKIQEGDAHNIFCPAYECYQLVPVHVIESVVSREMDQRYLQFDIKAFVENNPAIRWCPAARCERAVRLTRPGPGDSDPHSFPLLPSPAVDCGKGHLFCWECLGEAHEPCDCQMWRNWLQKVTEMKPEELAGVSEAYEDAANCLWLLTNSKPCANCKSPIQKNEGCNHMQCAKCKYDFCWICLEEWKKHSSSTGGYYRCTRYEVIQQLEEQSKEMTVEAEKKHKSFQELDRFMHYYTRFKNHEHSYKLEQKLLKTAKEKMEQLSRAFICREGTPPDTRFIEDGVCELLKTRRVLKCSYPYGFFLQQGSTQKEIFELMQTDLEMVVEDLAQKVNRPYLRTPCHKIISAARLVQQKRQEFLASVARGVAPNDSPDPPRRNYPGGSWDWEYLGFASPEMGSRHSVLGAVDQRERPSQDYADIQYRRRHRPRRRGDMLSLHNLRSSSNTPETSRRSDNTEGPERSEGRRRALGSLDEDDPNILLAIQLSLQESRRERGLEGGMEGRVELDRGLDRGQERRPGTAGDLADVALQSLNTDGPPGARGSSFPTSLLDPPRPPNRTDSTSQPPPSNSLPLPPPPPSLSAELLELGDSLMKLGNITTPYELDTHTQEQLCSHHTYSHSALTAPYSIEPAYSDCSHRPDQSALNAPYVLDHITITDPSYCHSGGYLAEAEHTASCALERNQNPAHPSSCNREHAATYDSTPKPDSSYTPCPEHSSSYTQERPAAYALERPSKSDPQPPTQLCLPSPELEPELLLSPVIPPGGPFTPSDPQSLEPLDPTASAQLLDNIMAWFNNNINPQNNPQSLALIPSPPTTETDSSPDTHTETESESQTSRDATPAPIWQPLEGEPEADGGSASPCLGAVGTEAPKTSRPSTLELENREAGKEGVGAGCVADVSLDEAHTHPCSCSQRGNSPVHTAPATERDLDLILQLEEDQSPEEWEEQVHLV; encoded by the exons GTCCTTTCTGTTCAGTAAAGAGGGGAACCCCAACAAGCGTAATGTGCACAACGAGACTTGCCTCCACGTGCTGTGCCAAGGCCCGCAGATCCTGCTGCTGCCAGAGGGAGCACTGTCGCCACGACTGGCCCGGCCCCAGAGGGACGAGCAGCGTCGCGCAGACTGCCTGCAG ATGATCTTGAGCTGGACAGGGGCCAGGCTGGAGGGAGGCCAGTACGAGAAGGCCAATGTCAACGCCACCGACAATCACCACAGCACTTGTCTGCACTATGCTGCCGCTGCAGGCATGAAGAGCTGTGTGGAG CTGCTAATCCAGAGCGAGGCGGACCTTTTTGTGGAGGATGAGGACAAGTTGACGCCATGTGACCACGCCGAGCGGCATCACCACACCGAGCTGGCCCTCAGCCTGGAGTCACAGATggttttctcctcctcttcagctcAGCAGTCAAACACAGACGCACATGGTGAAACCAACCTGCTGCAGTACAAGGAG CCTTATGAGGGACTGAAGATTCAGGACCTGCGCAGGCTGAAGGACATGCTGATAGTAGAGACGGCAGACATGCTGCAAGCCCCCCTCTTCACCGCTGAGGCCCTGCTCCGAGCACATG ATTGGGACAGGGAAAAGCTGCTGGAGGCCTGGATGTCAGATGCTGAGGGCTGCTGCCAGCGCTCAGGTGTGACCATGCCCACCCCACCACCCAGTGGGTACAATGCCTGGGACACCCTTCCCTCACCTCGCACCCCTAGGACCCCGCGCTCACCCCTCACACTCACCCTCACCTCCCCGACCGACAGCTGCCTCACACCTGGAGAGGAGGGCCTGGCTTCA TGTGGAATCTGTCTCTGCTCTATCTCAGTGTTTGAGGATCCAGTGGACATGTCCTGTGGACATGAGTTCTGCAGAGCATGCTGGGAAGG gtTCCTCAATGTAAAGATTCAGGAGGGTGACGCACACAACATCTTCTGCCCGGCCTATGAGTGCTACCAGTTGGTGCCGGTGCATGTGATAGAGAGTGTAGTTTCCAGAGAGATGGACCAGCGATATCTACAGTTTGAcatcaag GCATTTGTAGAGAACAATCCTGCTATCCGATGGTGTCCTGCAGCACGATGTGAGCGGGCGGTGCGGCTAACCCGACCAGGCCCAGGGGACAGTGACCCGCACAGTTTCCCCCTGCTTCCCTCCCCAGCTGTCGATTGTGGCAAGGGTCACCTCTTCTGCTG GGAGTGCCTTGGCGAGGCCCACGAGCCATGTGACTGTCAGATGTGGAGGAACTGGCTCCAGAAAGTCACAGAGATGAAGCCTGAGGAGT tggcaGGTGTGAGTGAGGCCTATGAGGATGCTGCTAACTGCCTGTGGCTGTTGACCAACTCAAAACCATGTGCCAACTGCAAGTCGCCCATACAGAAGAATGAGGGCTGCAACCATATGCAGTGTGCCAAG TGCAAGTATGACTTCTGTTGGATCTGTCTGGAGGAGTGGAAGAAGCACAGTTCGTCGACAGGAGGCTACTATCGCTGCACTCGCTATGAGGTCATTCAACAGCTAGAGGAGCAGTCCAAAGAGATGACTGTCGAG GcagaaaagaagcacaaaagTTTTCAGGAGCTGGATCGTTTCATGCACTATTATACTCGCTTCAAGAACCATGAACACAGTTATAAG TTGGAGCAGAAATTACTGAAAACAGCTAAGGAAAAGATGGAGCAGCTGAGCAGAGCCTTCATTTGCC GTGAAGGCACTCCTCCAGACACGCGGTTCATTGAGGACGGTGTATGTGAGCTGCTGAAGACACGACGCGTCCTGAAGTGCTCTTACCCATACGGCTTCTTCCTGCAGCAAGGCAGCACCCAGAAAGAGATATTTGAGCTCATGCAG ACGGACCTTGAGATGGTTGTGGAGGATTTGGCCCAGAAAGTCAATCGTCCGTACCTGAGGACTCCCTGCCACAAGATAATCAGTGCGGCCCGTCTGGTGCAGCAGAAGAGGCAAGAGTTCCTGGCGTCAGTGGCCCGAGGCGTCGCTCCTAACGATTCTCCTGATCCTCCCCGCAGGAA ttACCCCGGAGGATCATGGGACTGGGAGTACCTCGGCTTTGCCTCCCCTGAG ATGGGGAGTCGTCACTCTGTATTGGGAGCAGTAGATCAAAGGGAGAGACCGTCACAG GATTATGCTGACATCCAGTACCGCCGCAGACACAGACCACGGCGCAGAGGAGACATGCTGAGTCTGCACAACCTTagaagcagcagcaacacaccaGAGACCAGCAGGAGGAGTGACAACACAG AAGGTCCAGAGAGAAGTGAGGGCCGCAGGAGAGCACTGGGCTCGCTGGACGAAGACGACCCAAACATCCTGCTGGCCATCCAGCTGTCCCTTCAGGAGTCCCGCAGAGAGCGGGGTCTGGAGGGTGGGATGGAGGGTAGAGTGGAGCTGGATCGTGGActggacagaggacaggagaggaggcCGGGTACTGCGGGCGACCTGGCTGATGTTGCTTTGCAATCCCTCAACACAGACGGTCCTCCAGGAGCCAGAGGCTCCTCGTTCCCCACTTCTCTCCTGGATCCTCCTCGCCCCCCTAACAGGACAGACTCCACCTCCCAGCCTCCCCCATCAAACTCCCTCCCCCTGcctcccccacctccctccctcaGTGCAGAGCTGCTGGAGCTGGGAGACAGCCTTATGAAACTGGGGAACATAACCACTCCTTATgagctggacacacacacacaggagcagctCTGCTCCCACCACACGTACAGTCACAGTGCACTCACCGCTCCCTACAGCATCGAACCTGCGTACAGCGACTGCAGCCATAGACCAGACCAGAGTGCACTGAACGCCCCATATGTGCTCGACCATATCACCATTACAGATCCCAGTTACTGCCACTCCGGTGGTTATTTGGCTGAGGCTGAACACACTGCCTCCTGCGCACTTGAACGCAACCAAAACCCCGCCCATCCCAGTTCATGTAACCGGGAACATGCAGCCACGTATGACAGCACCCCAAAACCAGACAGCTCTTACACCCCCTGCCCAGAACACAGTAGCTCTTACACTCAGGAGCGCCCTGCCGCCTACGCTCTTGAACGCCCATCCAAATCTGACCCGCAGCCGCCTACCCAGTTGTGCCTCCCGTCTCCAGAGCTCGAGCCGGAGCTGCTGCTTTCACCGGTGATCCCCCCGGGGGGCCCTTTCACCCCCAGCGACCCTCAGAGTCTGGAGCCCCTGGACCCCACCGCCAGTGCCCAGCTGCTGGACAACATCATGGCCTGGtttaacaacaacatcaacCCCCAGAACAACCCGCAGAGCCTGGCCCTCATCCCGTCCCCGCCCACCACAGAAACCGACTCCtcccccgacacacacactgagactgAATCAGAGAGCCAGACCTCGAGGGACGCGACCCCCGCCCCTATCTGGCAGCCCCTGGAGGGCGAGCCAGAGGCAGATGGAGGGTCAGCGAGTCCCTGTCTAGGTGCTGTGGGCACGGAGGCCCCGAAGACGTCGAGGCCCAGCACTCTGGAGCTGGAAAACAGAGAGGCTGGCAAGGAGGGTGTGGGCGCAGGGTGTGTGGCTGACGTGTCGCTGGACGAAGCGCACACACACCCGTGCTCATGCTCCCAACGTGGAAACAGTCCCGTACACACTGCCCCGGCCACAGAGAGAGACTTAGACCTTATCCTTCAGTTAGAGGAGGACCAATCTCCTGAGGAGTGGGAGGAACAAGTACACCTGGTGTGA
- the LOC121957506 gene encoding ankyrin repeat and IBR domain-containing protein 1-like isoform X1, giving the protein MGNTATKFRKALVGGDEALAWQLYEGNPQFRDGLDPNASYGEQYQHNTALHYVCRHAMTRLLRSFLFSKEGNPNKRNVHNETCLHVLCQGPQILLLPEGALSPRLARPQRDEQRRADCLQMILSWTGARLEGGQYEKANVNATDNHHSTCLHYAAAAGMKSCVELLIQSEADLFVEDEDKLTPCDHAERHHHTELALSLESQMVFSSSSAQQSNTDAHGETNLLQYKEPYEGLKIQDLRRLKDMLIVETADMLQAPLFTAEALLRAHDWDREKLLEAWMSDAEGCCQRSGVTMPTPPPSGYNAWDTLPSPRTPRTPRSPLTLTLTSPTDSCLTPGEEGLASCGICLCSISVFEDPVDMSCGHEFCRACWEGFLNVKIQEGDAHNIFCPAYECYQLVPVHVIESVVSREMDQRYLQFDIKAFVENNPAIRWCPAARCERAVRLTRPGPGDSDPHSFPLLPSPAVDCGKGHLFCWECLGEAHEPCDCQMWRNWLQKVTEMKPEELAGVSEAYEDAANCLWLLTNSKPCANCKSPIQKNEGCNHMQCAKCKYDFCWICLEEWKKHSSSTGGYYRCTRYEVIQQLEEQSKEMTVEAEKKHKSFQELDRFMHYYTRFKNHEHSYKLEQKLLKTAKEKMEQLSRAFICRKSSYMIEGEGTPPDTRFIEDGVCELLKTRRVLKCSYPYGFFLQQGSTQKEIFELMQTDLEMVVEDLAQKVNRPYLRTPCHKIISAARLVQQKRQEFLASVARGVAPNDSPDPPRRNYPGGSWDWEYLGFASPEMGSRHSVLGAVDQRERPSQDYADIQYRRRHRPRRRGDMLSLHNLRSSSNTPETSRRSDNTEGPERSEGRRRALGSLDEDDPNILLAIQLSLQESRRERGLEGGMEGRVELDRGLDRGQERRPGTAGDLADVALQSLNTDGPPGARGSSFPTSLLDPPRPPNRTDSTSQPPPSNSLPLPPPPPSLSAELLELGDSLMKLGNITTPYELDTHTQEQLCSHHTYSHSALTAPYSIEPAYSDCSHRPDQSALNAPYVLDHITITDPSYCHSGGYLAEAEHTASCALERNQNPAHPSSCNREHAATYDSTPKPDSSYTPCPEHSSSYTQERPAAYALERPSKSDPQPPTQLCLPSPELEPELLLSPVIPPGGPFTPSDPQSLEPLDPTASAQLLDNIMAWFNNNINPQNNPQSLALIPSPPTTETDSSPDTHTETESESQTSRDATPAPIWQPLEGEPEADGGSASPCLGAVGTEAPKTSRPSTLELENREAGKEGVGAGCVADVSLDEAHTHPCSCSQRGNSPVHTAPATERDLDLILQLEEDQSPEEWEEQVHLV; this is encoded by the exons GTCCTTTCTGTTCAGTAAAGAGGGGAACCCCAACAAGCGTAATGTGCACAACGAGACTTGCCTCCACGTGCTGTGCCAAGGCCCGCAGATCCTGCTGCTGCCAGAGGGAGCACTGTCGCCACGACTGGCCCGGCCCCAGAGGGACGAGCAGCGTCGCGCAGACTGCCTGCAG ATGATCTTGAGCTGGACAGGGGCCAGGCTGGAGGGAGGCCAGTACGAGAAGGCCAATGTCAACGCCACCGACAATCACCACAGCACTTGTCTGCACTATGCTGCCGCTGCAGGCATGAAGAGCTGTGTGGAG CTGCTAATCCAGAGCGAGGCGGACCTTTTTGTGGAGGATGAGGACAAGTTGACGCCATGTGACCACGCCGAGCGGCATCACCACACCGAGCTGGCCCTCAGCCTGGAGTCACAGATggttttctcctcctcttcagctcAGCAGTCAAACACAGACGCACATGGTGAAACCAACCTGCTGCAGTACAAGGAG CCTTATGAGGGACTGAAGATTCAGGACCTGCGCAGGCTGAAGGACATGCTGATAGTAGAGACGGCAGACATGCTGCAAGCCCCCCTCTTCACCGCTGAGGCCCTGCTCCGAGCACATG ATTGGGACAGGGAAAAGCTGCTGGAGGCCTGGATGTCAGATGCTGAGGGCTGCTGCCAGCGCTCAGGTGTGACCATGCCCACCCCACCACCCAGTGGGTACAATGCCTGGGACACCCTTCCCTCACCTCGCACCCCTAGGACCCCGCGCTCACCCCTCACACTCACCCTCACCTCCCCGACCGACAGCTGCCTCACACCTGGAGAGGAGGGCCTGGCTTCA TGTGGAATCTGTCTCTGCTCTATCTCAGTGTTTGAGGATCCAGTGGACATGTCCTGTGGACATGAGTTCTGCAGAGCATGCTGGGAAGG gtTCCTCAATGTAAAGATTCAGGAGGGTGACGCACACAACATCTTCTGCCCGGCCTATGAGTGCTACCAGTTGGTGCCGGTGCATGTGATAGAGAGTGTAGTTTCCAGAGAGATGGACCAGCGATATCTACAGTTTGAcatcaag GCATTTGTAGAGAACAATCCTGCTATCCGATGGTGTCCTGCAGCACGATGTGAGCGGGCGGTGCGGCTAACCCGACCAGGCCCAGGGGACAGTGACCCGCACAGTTTCCCCCTGCTTCCCTCCCCAGCTGTCGATTGTGGCAAGGGTCACCTCTTCTGCTG GGAGTGCCTTGGCGAGGCCCACGAGCCATGTGACTGTCAGATGTGGAGGAACTGGCTCCAGAAAGTCACAGAGATGAAGCCTGAGGAGT tggcaGGTGTGAGTGAGGCCTATGAGGATGCTGCTAACTGCCTGTGGCTGTTGACCAACTCAAAACCATGTGCCAACTGCAAGTCGCCCATACAGAAGAATGAGGGCTGCAACCATATGCAGTGTGCCAAG TGCAAGTATGACTTCTGTTGGATCTGTCTGGAGGAGTGGAAGAAGCACAGTTCGTCGACAGGAGGCTACTATCGCTGCACTCGCTATGAGGTCATTCAACAGCTAGAGGAGCAGTCCAAAGAGATGACTGTCGAG GcagaaaagaagcacaaaagTTTTCAGGAGCTGGATCGTTTCATGCACTATTATACTCGCTTCAAGAACCATGAACACAGTTATAAG TTGGAGCAGAAATTACTGAAAACAGCTAAGGAAAAGATGGAGCAGCTGAGCAGAGCCTTCATTTGCCGTAAGTCTTCTTATATGATAGAAg GTGAAGGCACTCCTCCAGACACGCGGTTCATTGAGGACGGTGTATGTGAGCTGCTGAAGACACGACGCGTCCTGAAGTGCTCTTACCCATACGGCTTCTTCCTGCAGCAAGGCAGCACCCAGAAAGAGATATTTGAGCTCATGCAG ACGGACCTTGAGATGGTTGTGGAGGATTTGGCCCAGAAAGTCAATCGTCCGTACCTGAGGACTCCCTGCCACAAGATAATCAGTGCGGCCCGTCTGGTGCAGCAGAAGAGGCAAGAGTTCCTGGCGTCAGTGGCCCGAGGCGTCGCTCCTAACGATTCTCCTGATCCTCCCCGCAGGAA ttACCCCGGAGGATCATGGGACTGGGAGTACCTCGGCTTTGCCTCCCCTGAG ATGGGGAGTCGTCACTCTGTATTGGGAGCAGTAGATCAAAGGGAGAGACCGTCACAG GATTATGCTGACATCCAGTACCGCCGCAGACACAGACCACGGCGCAGAGGAGACATGCTGAGTCTGCACAACCTTagaagcagcagcaacacaccaGAGACCAGCAGGAGGAGTGACAACACAG AAGGTCCAGAGAGAAGTGAGGGCCGCAGGAGAGCACTGGGCTCGCTGGACGAAGACGACCCAAACATCCTGCTGGCCATCCAGCTGTCCCTTCAGGAGTCCCGCAGAGAGCGGGGTCTGGAGGGTGGGATGGAGGGTAGAGTGGAGCTGGATCGTGGActggacagaggacaggagaggaggcCGGGTACTGCGGGCGACCTGGCTGATGTTGCTTTGCAATCCCTCAACACAGACGGTCCTCCAGGAGCCAGAGGCTCCTCGTTCCCCACTTCTCTCCTGGATCCTCCTCGCCCCCCTAACAGGACAGACTCCACCTCCCAGCCTCCCCCATCAAACTCCCTCCCCCTGcctcccccacctccctccctcaGTGCAGAGCTGCTGGAGCTGGGAGACAGCCTTATGAAACTGGGGAACATAACCACTCCTTATgagctggacacacacacacaggagcagctCTGCTCCCACCACACGTACAGTCACAGTGCACTCACCGCTCCCTACAGCATCGAACCTGCGTACAGCGACTGCAGCCATAGACCAGACCAGAGTGCACTGAACGCCCCATATGTGCTCGACCATATCACCATTACAGATCCCAGTTACTGCCACTCCGGTGGTTATTTGGCTGAGGCTGAACACACTGCCTCCTGCGCACTTGAACGCAACCAAAACCCCGCCCATCCCAGTTCATGTAACCGGGAACATGCAGCCACGTATGACAGCACCCCAAAACCAGACAGCTCTTACACCCCCTGCCCAGAACACAGTAGCTCTTACACTCAGGAGCGCCCTGCCGCCTACGCTCTTGAACGCCCATCCAAATCTGACCCGCAGCCGCCTACCCAGTTGTGCCTCCCGTCTCCAGAGCTCGAGCCGGAGCTGCTGCTTTCACCGGTGATCCCCCCGGGGGGCCCTTTCACCCCCAGCGACCCTCAGAGTCTGGAGCCCCTGGACCCCACCGCCAGTGCCCAGCTGCTGGACAACATCATGGCCTGGtttaacaacaacatcaacCCCCAGAACAACCCGCAGAGCCTGGCCCTCATCCCGTCCCCGCCCACCACAGAAACCGACTCCtcccccgacacacacactgagactgAATCAGAGAGCCAGACCTCGAGGGACGCGACCCCCGCCCCTATCTGGCAGCCCCTGGAGGGCGAGCCAGAGGCAGATGGAGGGTCAGCGAGTCCCTGTCTAGGTGCTGTGGGCACGGAGGCCCCGAAGACGTCGAGGCCCAGCACTCTGGAGCTGGAAAACAGAGAGGCTGGCAAGGAGGGTGTGGGCGCAGGGTGTGTGGCTGACGTGTCGCTGGACGAAGCGCACACACACCCGTGCTCATGCTCCCAACGTGGAAACAGTCCCGTACACACTGCCCCGGCCACAGAGAGAGACTTAGACCTTATCCTTCAGTTAGAGGAGGACCAATCTCCTGAGGAGTGGGAGGAACAAGTACACCTGGTGTGA